A part of Fibrobacter sp. UWP2 genomic DNA contains:
- a CDS encoding cell division protein FtsQ/DivIB: protein MRLSLSKTTFLGRRIGYNEEKRKQARAQRVKHGVSGTFRWFRRRGWLLCVALIALGVAAWNNRFYLQRLNPMELRHLQYIDIEGNRMLSWEDVVQNAQVEPGMLMSEVNADSVEKALLQMPLIHEVSVKKYFPSSLDIKLKEASPVVSAFEGGKATVYSERGMVMPLSMTTAFHLPVIDLESVDKIKAISNFLYTMRSEDKKLYEKVSQVAWSEADRAFEVYFKDVGHKTLFPEQGWNKDMFVLYESVKAGFPQDMRCAGEVDMRYAGFAYVRNFDKRCVNG from the coding sequence ATGCGTTTGAGCCTATCCAAGACGACATTCTTGGGCCGCCGAATCGGTTACAACGAAGAAAAGCGGAAGCAGGCCCGTGCTCAAAGAGTGAAGCACGGCGTCAGTGGAACTTTCCGCTGGTTCAGGCGTCGTGGCTGGCTTTTGTGCGTTGCCCTGATTGCCCTTGGCGTGGCCGCGTGGAACAACCGTTTTTACCTGCAGCGTTTGAACCCAATGGAACTGAGGCACTTGCAATACATTGATATTGAGGGCAACCGCATGCTCTCTTGGGAAGACGTGGTGCAAAACGCCCAGGTGGAACCAGGGATGCTGATGTCGGAAGTGAATGCGGACTCTGTGGAAAAGGCGTTGCTGCAAATGCCGCTTATTCACGAGGTGTCCGTGAAAAAGTATTTCCCGTCGTCGCTGGATATCAAACTCAAGGAGGCGTCGCCCGTGGTCTCGGCTTTTGAAGGCGGCAAGGCGACGGTGTATTCGGAACGAGGCATGGTGATGCCGCTCTCAATGACGACCGCTTTCCATTTGCCCGTGATCGATTTGGAGTCGGTCGACAAGATAAAGGCGATTTCGAACTTCTTGTATACCATGCGTAGCGAAGACAAAAAGCTTTATGAAAAAGTTTCCCAAGTCGCTTGGAGCGAAGCCGACCGGGCTTTTGAAGTGTACTTCAAGGATGTTGGGCATAAGACCTTGTTCCCCGAACAGGGGTGGAACAAGGACATGTTCGTGCTTTACGAATCTGTAAAGGCGGGATTCCCGCAAGATATGCGTTGTGCTGGCGAAGTAGACATGCGTTACGCCGGTTTTGCCTATGTAAGAAATTTTGACAAGAGGTGTGTCAATGGATGA
- the murC gene encoding UDP-N-acetylmuramate--L-alanine ligase, with product MQINDCKRVRRLHFVGIGGAGMSGIAEVLHENGFEVTGSDMGEGQVIDYLKNLGIRVDSKHEAKNVENADLVVYSSAIPYDNPELVEARNRRIPVIRRAEMLGELMRLKYTLAICGTHGKTTTTSIVGQIWEEAGLDPTIIVGGVVKGKGSGAKVGRGDYLIAESDEFDRSFLSMMPSSAIVTNIDADHLDTYENIEEIKDAFVQFVNKIPFYGQAILCLDDANVQSILSRVRKPVITYGFSRQAKYRVENLRFEKGYPVFEILNDGESLGEFRLKIPGRHNVLNATAAVALAMEEGIAPDVARKACAEFEGVTRRFEFIGEKNGVMVFDDYAHHPTEATATLLGFREAFPDKRIVVAFQPHLFSRTRDQHEAFGMAFANCDVLLVTDVYPARERPIEGVTGALVANSASDRGHRNARFVGDQMNLLPILKEELRQGDVVVLMGAGNIYKLGSKILEECV from the coding sequence ATGCAGATTAATGATTGCAAACGTGTTCGTCGTCTTCACTTTGTGGGTATTGGTGGCGCCGGTATGTCGGGCATTGCCGAAGTCTTGCACGAGAACGGATTCGAGGTGACCGGTTCCGACATGGGCGAGGGCCAGGTTATCGATTATCTCAAGAACTTGGGTATCCGTGTAGATTCGAAACACGAGGCAAAGAACGTAGAGAATGCCGACCTCGTTGTATATTCTTCTGCTATTCCGTACGACAACCCGGAACTTGTAGAAGCGCGAAATCGCCGCATTCCCGTAATCCGCCGTGCCGAAATGCTTGGCGAACTGATGCGTCTTAAGTACACGCTCGCCATTTGCGGTACTCATGGCAAGACGACCACCACTTCCATTGTCGGGCAGATTTGGGAAGAAGCCGGCCTTGACCCGACCATTATCGTGGGCGGTGTGGTGAAGGGCAAGGGCAGCGGCGCCAAGGTGGGCCGCGGCGATTACCTGATTGCCGAAAGCGACGAGTTCGACCGCAGTTTCCTTTCGATGATGCCGTCTTCGGCTATCGTGACCAATATCGATGCCGACCACCTGGATACTTACGAGAACATCGAAGAAATCAAGGACGCGTTCGTGCAGTTCGTAAACAAGATTCCGTTTTACGGCCAGGCGATTCTCTGCCTTGACGATGCGAACGTGCAGTCGATCCTTTCCCGCGTCCGTAAGCCGGTGATTACCTACGGCTTTAGCCGTCAGGCCAAGTACCGCGTCGAGAACCTTCGCTTTGAAAAGGGCTATCCCGTATTCGAGATTTTGAACGACGGCGAATCTCTTGGCGAATTCCGTCTCAAGATTCCCGGCCGTCATAACGTACTGAATGCCACCGCCGCCGTGGCGCTTGCCATGGAAGAAGGGATTGCCCCCGATGTGGCGCGCAAGGCGTGCGCCGAGTTTGAGGGTGTGACCCGCCGCTTTGAATTCATCGGCGAAAAGAACGGCGTGATGGTGTTCGATGACTATGCCCACCATCCGACCGAAGCGACGGCGACTCTTCTCGGCTTCCGCGAAGCATTCCCGGACAAGAGAATCGTGGTTGCGTTCCAGCCGCATTTGTTCAGCCGTACGCGTGACCAGCACGAGGCATTTGGCATGGCTTTTGCCAACTGTGACGTGCTTTTGGTGACCGACGTGTATCCGGCCCGTGAACGCCCGATAGAAGGTGTTACCGGTGCTCTCGTGGCCAATAGCGCGAGCGATCGCGGCCACAGGAACGCCCGTTTCGTGGGTGACCAGATGAATTTGCTGCCTATCCTGAAAGAGGAACTCCGCCAGGGCGATGTGGTCGTGCTGATGGGCGCCGGCAACATCTACAAGCTGGGGAGCAAGATATTGGAGGAATGCGTTTGA
- the ftsA gene encoding cell division protein FtsA: MDDNRQNEIRKEDLIFGLDIGASKINLFMGAITENSVRVLECGDLPLTNADEMDSVVENLQKAARQLESLASVDVHDVYVGIAGKHVSSFNYKGLITLPTGEVRSQDIENVKNQASTIPESAGQIIHVFPGEYTLDDQPGIKNPKGMNGRRLGVDVQVVTSRPNAIQNLDKCVRSAGLHVMDFVLEPLAAAHAVLTDDEKELGVALIDFGAGSADVAVFVGESVRYTASLDLAGNTITSDISKCLKVPISLSKAEEIKKKYGTCKISNLIEDETFPVPGVGDRGEVQCSRKLLARVITARVEEIFKLLAADLKKHKMDALINGGIVLTGGCCALEGIDELADKVFGKPVRIGHSKGTSGIQEAFRNPSYATGIGLLHYAARQQRSNKKRDTGKQIAVSVKKGFQRFKDFVQTYF, from the coding sequence ATGGATGATAACAGACAAAATGAAATAAGAAAGGAAGACCTGATTTTTGGTCTCGATATCGGGGCTTCCAAAATCAACCTGTTCATGGGGGCCATTACCGAGAACTCCGTTCGCGTTTTGGAATGCGGCGACCTGCCGCTCACCAATGCCGACGAAATGGATTCGGTGGTGGAGAACCTGCAAAAGGCGGCTCGCCAGCTGGAGTCCCTTGCGTCGGTGGATGTCCACGACGTTTATGTGGGCATCGCGGGCAAGCATGTGTCCTCATTTAACTACAAGGGACTCATTACGCTCCCCACTGGGGAAGTCCGTAGCCAGGATATCGAAAATGTCAAGAACCAGGCGAGCACCATTCCGGAATCGGCTGGTCAAATTATCCATGTGTTCCCTGGGGAATATACGCTCGATGACCAACCGGGCATTAAGAACCCCAAGGGAATGAACGGACGCCGTTTGGGCGTGGATGTCCAGGTCGTCACCTCTCGACCCAATGCCATCCAGAATTTGGACAAGTGCGTCCGCAGCGCCGGGCTCCACGTAATGGATTTTGTTCTTGAACCTCTTGCCGCAGCGCATGCGGTACTGACCGACGACGAAAAGGAACTGGGGGTCGCCTTGATCGATTTCGGCGCAGGCTCTGCCGACGTGGCCGTTTTTGTGGGCGAGTCCGTCCGCTACACGGCTTCGCTGGACCTTGCGGGCAACACCATCACGAGCGACATCAGCAAGTGCCTCAAGGTGCCTATATCGCTTTCAAAAGCCGAAGAAATCAAGAAGAAGTACGGGACCTGCAAAATCAGCAACTTGATTGAAGACGAGACCTTCCCGGTGCCTGGCGTTGGCGACCGCGGCGAAGTGCAGTGCTCCCGCAAGCTCTTGGCTCGTGTGATTACTGCCCGCGTGGAAGAAATTTTCAAGTTGTTGGCGGCCGATCTCAAGAAGCACAAAATGGACGCTTTGATCAACGGTGGCATTGTGCTTACGGGCGGATGCTGCGCCTTGGAAGGAATCGACGAATTGGCAGACAAGGTTTTTGGAAAGCCTGTGCGCATTGGCCACTCCAAGGGCACAAGCGGTATCCAGGAAGCTTTCCGCAACCCCTCTTACGCCACAGGTATTGGCCTCTTGCACTATGCCGCCCGCCAGCAGCGTAGCAACAAGAAGCGCGATACGGGCAAACAAATCGCTGTTTCGGTGAAAAAAGGTTTTCAACGATTCAAGGATTTTGTTCAAACTTATTTCTAA
- the ftsZ gene encoding cell division protein FtsZ yields the protein MSEFENNNGTSHIVMDDSTLNNAKVKVFGVGGAGGNTVNRMVKMEIEGVEYYAVNTDAKALELSLADHKIAIGQKTTKSLGAGMKPEVGCKAAEENIEELKEAMVGADMVFITAGMGGGTGTGAAPVVGKVARELGILTVAVVTKPFKFEGKRRGSLASEGIQNLRSAVDTMIVVDNEKLMGVVQSTDKNMTLDSAFRLTDEILGNAVRSICDIMFRHGLIHVDFADIKTVMTNGGSALMGTGIAEGENRGIRATDLALSSPLLEDINVDGATGVLVNVSHGENFSMVEYCEAMEHIRDAVSDKNDPNIIMGDIMLPELGDKVCITIIATGCGGSTLKQEAAAPMFAAGSFTSASMPQPSKPADLATSLGAPQAVQAQAAAQEVAPAPQQVAPQPVAATPRPTAFNFEALAHGTIPMPVISANSAPTTAFGSVNFNAQSQTCEEELVTTATATLPETQEMPEVADADLLSNGNYASTPAYTRQQAAIEQPAVQSAPAPQPRNLKYPEDSLKTNGVDYDLPAFLRMGGDSF from the coding sequence ATGAGTGAATTCGAAAACAACAACGGTACATCACACATCGTGATGGATGACTCAACCCTCAACAATGCCAAGGTCAAAGTCTTTGGCGTCGGCGGTGCCGGTGGCAACACTGTGAACCGCATGGTCAAAATGGAAATTGAAGGCGTGGAATACTACGCCGTGAATACGGATGCCAAGGCTCTGGAACTGAGTCTTGCCGATCACAAGATTGCCATTGGTCAAAAGACGACGAAGTCGCTTGGTGCCGGCATGAAGCCGGAAGTCGGCTGCAAGGCCGCCGAAGAGAACATTGAAGAACTGAAGGAAGCCATGGTTGGCGCCGACATGGTCTTCATCACTGCCGGCATGGGCGGTGGAACGGGTACTGGTGCTGCACCGGTCGTAGGCAAGGTTGCTCGTGAATTGGGCATCTTGACTGTGGCTGTGGTGACCAAGCCGTTCAAGTTCGAAGGCAAGCGCCGTGGCTCTCTCGCCTCTGAAGGCATCCAGAATCTGCGTTCTGCCGTTGATACCATGATTGTGGTGGACAACGAAAAGCTGATGGGCGTGGTGCAGAGCACCGACAAGAACATGACTCTCGATAGCGCTTTTAGGCTGACCGACGAAATTCTCGGTAACGCTGTGCGCAGCATTTGCGACATTATGTTCCGTCACGGTCTTATTCACGTGGATTTTGCCGACATCAAGACGGTGATGACCAACGGCGGCAGCGCCCTGATGGGTACAGGCATTGCCGAAGGCGAAAATCGCGGTATCAGGGCCACGGACTTGGCTCTCTCTTCGCCGCTCCTTGAAGACATCAACGTGGACGGTGCTACTGGCGTGCTCGTGAACGTTTCCCATGGCGAGAACTTCTCCATGGTCGAATATTGCGAAGCGATGGAACACATCCGCGACGCTGTGAGCGACAAGAACGACCCGAACATCATTATGGGCGATATCATGCTGCCTGAATTGGGCGACAAGGTCTGCATCACCATCATTGCGACGGGTTGCGGCGGCTCCACGCTGAAGCAGGAAGCGGCTGCCCCGATGTTTGCTGCAGGCTCCTTCACGTCGGCCTCCATGCCGCAGCCGTCGAAGCCCGCTGATTTGGCAACTTCACTCGGTGCTCCGCAGGCCGTCCAGGCTCAGGCCGCCGCGCAGGAAGTGGCTCCCGCCCCGCAGCAGGTCGCACCGCAGCCGGTTGCCGCGACTCCGCGTCCGACGGCTTTCAATTTTGAAGCCTTGGCTCACGGAACCATCCCGATGCCGGTGATTTCTGCCAATTCGGCCCCCACGACCGCATTTGGTTCCGTTAATTTTAACGCCCAGTCGCAGACCTGCGAAGAAGAACTGGTGACGACCGCTACGGCCACATTGCCTGAAACCCAGGAAATGCCCGAAGTTGCCGACGCCGACCTTCTTTCCAACGGCAACTACGCCTCGACTCCGGCTTACACCCGCCAGCAGGCCGCCATTGAACAGCCTGCCGTGCAGTCGGCCCCGGCTCCGCAGCCGCGCAACTTGAAGTATCCTGAGGATTCTCTCAAGACGAACGGTGTGGACTACGACCTGCCGGCATTCCTCCGCATGGGCGGAGACTCGTTTTAG
- a CDS encoding putative peptidoglycan glycosyltransferase FtsW, with the protein MGNTTTKSGVNKLLLLSTLVLMCVGCAVVYTASTTHAIKLGLTPEHYLKAHCMKVVVALVAMFLAAKVDYSIWKKGARVIFGIGCVLTIAAIVAGGDVKGASRWIWGIQPSEILKLGLIAMVCTKLSEAGFEIKTLKCSLIQPGVPFMISALLLALQPNFSMLILFAGITVTVLIVAGARAKYLLPALGGSALVGVIVLLIKSHTSKRIAAFLDPTANQNSAMQGERALEALGNGGFFGTGFGMGMQKLGYLPEAHKDVVYAVLGEEAGFIGTSIILLLFGCLFYQGFEIARNSSTRFGKYMAVALTISLFLNFLVHVSVSTGLFPTTGQPLPFLSFGGTNLIFSALFVGILLNISKAGTGKKIVEPYMSSTDNTAAHAFSDFEIARNDV; encoded by the coding sequence ATGGGCAATACAACCACAAAATCTGGCGTGAACAAGCTTTTGCTGCTTTCGACACTCGTGTTGATGTGTGTCGGTTGTGCCGTCGTCTACACGGCTTCGACGACGCATGCGATAAAGCTTGGGCTTACGCCGGAACATTACCTGAAGGCGCACTGCATGAAGGTGGTGGTGGCCCTGGTGGCGATGTTCCTTGCGGCGAAGGTGGATTATTCGATTTGGAAGAAGGGGGCGCGAGTCATATTTGGCATTGGCTGCGTGCTGACCATCGCGGCGATTGTGGCTGGCGGCGACGTGAAGGGTGCGAGCCGCTGGATTTGGGGCATCCAGCCGTCCGAAATATTGAAACTTGGGTTGATTGCCATGGTTTGCACCAAGCTCTCGGAAGCTGGGTTCGAAATCAAGACGCTCAAGTGCAGTTTAATCCAGCCGGGAGTCCCATTCATGATTTCGGCGCTTTTGTTGGCGTTGCAACCGAACTTCTCGATGTTGATTCTTTTTGCGGGCATTACTGTGACGGTTTTGATTGTGGCGGGAGCGCGAGCCAAGTACTTGTTGCCTGCCCTGGGAGGGAGCGCCTTGGTGGGCGTCATTGTGCTATTGATCAAGTCGCACACGTCCAAACGCATCGCGGCATTCTTGGACCCCACGGCGAACCAGAATTCGGCAATGCAGGGCGAACGCGCCTTGGAAGCGCTCGGCAATGGCGGATTTTTTGGAACGGGCTTTGGCATGGGCATGCAAAAACTCGGTTATTTGCCCGAGGCGCACAAGGACGTGGTCTATGCAGTGCTTGGCGAAGAGGCTGGGTTCATTGGGACGTCCATTATATTGCTTTTGTTCGGCTGCCTGTTTTACCAGGGGTTCGAAATCGCCAGGAATTCTTCGACCCGCTTTGGAAAGTACATGGCTGTGGCGTTGACGATATCGCTTTTCTTGAATTTCTTGGTCCATGTGAGCGTGAGTACTGGACTTTTTCCCACGACGGGGCAGCCGCTCCCGTTCTTGAGCTTTGGCGGAACCAACCTGATTTTCTCGGCGCTGTTTGTGGGAATCCTGTTGAACATTTCCAAGGCGGGCACGGGCAAAAAGATTGTTGAACCTTACATGAGTAGTACCGACAATACGGCGGCTCATGCCTTTAGTGATTTTGAAATTGCGAGGAATGACGTATGA
- a CDS encoding STAS domain-containing protein produces the protein MSDLKNYREVGVFDLLSAPLNPIGAFDAEQFKQDVRTLIDSHPDDKFVAVDLMGLDFVYSDAYNAFLQFQHELSNKGGMLALLSNSATIMDGLKKAGLDRKLKVFAFEAEMMSFSLHSQAPAEEPAAAPAPEESVAPVASQNVRSLDAGAPESRSDRKTGHQRRFTKSFNAITKDEKKLAKQGMSMPFDEEKSSGSTVFAIIIALIVIGGIVAFFLLR, from the coding sequence ATGTCTGATCTGAAGAATTATCGGGAAGTTGGTGTGTTTGACTTGTTGTCTGCTCCGTTGAACCCTATTGGGGCGTTTGACGCGGAACAGTTCAAACAGGATGTGCGCACCCTGATTGATTCGCATCCCGACGACAAGTTTGTCGCCGTCGACCTGATGGGCTTGGACTTCGTTTACAGCGATGCCTACAACGCCTTCCTTCAGTTCCAGCACGAGCTTTCTAACAAGGGTGGCATGCTTGCCCTGCTTTCGAACAGCGCCACGATCATGGACGGCCTTAAAAAGGCGGGCCTTGACCGCAAACTCAAGGTGTTCGCCTTCGAAGCCGAGATGATGTCGTTCTCGCTCCATAGTCAGGCTCCCGCAGAGGAACCGGCAGCCGCACCGGCACCGGAGGAATCCGTTGCGCCCGTGGCATCGCAAAACGTGCGCTCCCTCGATGCGGGCGCCCCCGAAAGCCGTTCCGATCGCAAAACGGGACACCAGCGCCGCTTTACCAAGAGCTTCAACGCCATTACCAAGGACGAGAAGAAGTTGGCCAAGCAGGGTATGTCCATGCCGTTCGATGAAGAAAAATCCTCGGGCTCCACGGTTTTCGCGATTATTATCGCCCTGATTGTGATTGGCGGCATTGTGGCATTCTTCTTGCTTCGATAG
- the purT gene encoding formate-dependent phosphoribosylglycinamide formyltransferase: protein MAEIGTPLSSSATKVLFCGAGELGKEVIIEMMRLGVEVIAVDRYANAPGMQVAHRSHVINMLDGAELRRVIELEKPDYIVPEVEAIATDTLVELEKEGFNVIPTAKATKLTMNREGIRRLAAEELGLKTSPYRFADNFEDFQKAVKEIGIPCVVKPVMSSSGHGQSVIKTEADIQKSWDISQHEGRTGHASRVIVEGFVPFDYEITLLTVRHVGGTSFLEPVGHHQVGGDYQESWQPQPMKPELLEQAKDIAKKITDALGGRGIFGVELFVCKDQVLFSEVSPRPHDTGMVTLISQDLSEFALHARAILGLPIPNIAFHGPSASKAIVVDGNSDHVKFGGLEDVLAEPDTALRLFGKPELKGHRRLGVLLARRDTVEKAKAQVMAMREKVQVKL, encoded by the coding sequence ATGGCAGAAATCGGTACACCTCTAAGTTCTAGCGCCACGAAGGTGCTGTTTTGCGGAGCGGGCGAGCTCGGCAAGGAAGTCATCATCGAGATGATGCGTCTCGGCGTTGAGGTTATCGCCGTGGACCGTTATGCCAATGCGCCCGGCATGCAGGTGGCCCACAGGAGCCACGTCATCAACATGCTCGACGGTGCCGAACTGCGCCGCGTGATTGAACTGGAGAAGCCCGACTACATCGTCCCGGAAGTCGAGGCGATTGCGACCGACACGCTCGTGGAACTTGAGAAGGAAGGCTTCAACGTCATCCCGACCGCGAAGGCCACCAAGCTCACGATGAACCGCGAGGGCATCCGCCGCCTCGCCGCCGAAGAGCTGGGCCTCAAGACGAGCCCGTACCGCTTTGCCGACAACTTCGAGGATTTCCAGAAGGCCGTCAAGGAAATCGGCATCCCCTGCGTGGTGAAGCCGGTGATGAGTTCTTCGGGCCACGGCCAGAGCGTCATCAAGACGGAGGCCGACATCCAGAAGTCGTGGGACATTTCCCAGCACGAGGGCCGTACCGGTCACGCCAGCCGCGTGATTGTGGAAGGCTTTGTGCCGTTCGATTACGAGATTACACTCCTCACGGTGCGCCATGTGGGCGGTACCAGCTTCCTTGAACCGGTGGGTCACCATCAGGTGGGCGGCGACTACCAGGAATCCTGGCAGCCCCAGCCGATGAAACCCGAACTCCTGGAACAGGCGAAGGACATCGCAAAAAAGATTACCGACGCCCTCGGTGGCCGCGGCATCTTTGGCGTGGAACTGTTCGTGTGCAAGGACCAGGTGCTGTTCAGCGAAGTTTCCCCGCGCCCGCACGATACCGGCATGGTGACTTTGATTTCGCAGGATTTGTCTGAATTCGCATTGCATGCCCGCGCGATTCTCGGCCTGCCCATCCCGAACATCGCTTTCCACGGCCCGAGCGCCTCGAAGGCAATTGTAGTGGACGGCAATTCCGACCATGTGAAGTTCGGCGGCCTGGAAGATGTTCTCGCTGAACCCGACACCGCACTCCGCCTGTTTGGCAAGCCCGAACTCAAGGGCCACCGCCGCCTGGGCGTGTTGCTTGCCCGCCGCGACACGGTGGAAAAGGCCAAGGCGCAGGTCATGGCCATGCGCGAGAAGGTGCAGGTCAAGCTTTAA
- a CDS encoding tyrosine-type recombinase/integrase: protein MLLSDYTQQFLTYLETQRRYSPQTIDTYRKSLEKFLACVGAEAPLSAFSESSVKGFVWDLKMKQGLAPTSICEHLAALKSFGKYLVRSQVLQKNPTVNIPMPKRPKRLVSFLGQKDLAEDKFPELENPTLPQVRARVLLELIYGSGLRISECQSLTWDRIREKERLVRVLGKGSKERIVPITEALIDRIGIFKAMLTKAGHLPSPTGYVFLSEDGKPYSIRTLRNDIHDLLRSVGWEGKASPHVLRHSFATHLLENGAEIMSVKEMLGHSNISTTQIYTHVNAERLRQAFKKTHPRA from the coding sequence ATGCTTCTCTCGGACTACACACAGCAATTCCTGACCTATTTGGAGACCCAACGCCGGTACTCCCCGCAGACAATCGACACCTACCGCAAGTCCTTGGAAAAGTTCCTGGCGTGCGTCGGTGCCGAAGCCCCGCTATCGGCGTTCTCCGAATCGAGCGTGAAGGGTTTTGTGTGGGACCTCAAAATGAAGCAGGGGCTCGCCCCCACCAGCATCTGCGAACACCTGGCGGCGCTCAAAAGCTTTGGAAAATACCTTGTCCGTTCGCAAGTCCTGCAAAAGAACCCGACCGTAAACATCCCCATGCCCAAGCGTCCCAAACGCCTAGTGAGTTTTTTGGGACAAAAGGACCTGGCCGAAGACAAATTCCCGGAACTCGAGAACCCGACACTCCCGCAAGTGCGCGCCCGAGTCCTGCTGGAACTCATCTACGGGTCGGGGCTGCGCATCTCGGAATGCCAAAGCCTCACCTGGGACCGCATCCGCGAAAAAGAACGGCTGGTCCGTGTACTCGGCAAAGGAAGCAAGGAACGCATCGTCCCCATTACTGAAGCCCTCATCGACCGCATCGGCATTTTTAAGGCCATGCTCACCAAGGCAGGGCACCTGCCCTCCCCCACGGGCTACGTGTTTTTGAGCGAAGACGGGAAACCCTACAGCATCCGCACTTTGCGAAACGACATACACGACCTGTTGCGAAGCGTGGGCTGGGAAGGCAAGGCGAGCCCGCACGTGCTGCGGCACAGTTTTGCCACGCACCTGCTCGAGAACGGCGCCGAAATCATGAGCGTCAAAGAAATGCTCGGTCACTCGAACATCTCGACCACGCAAATATACACGCACGTAAACGCCGAACGCCTACGCCAAGCGTTCAAGAAAACGCACCCGAGAGCTTAA
- the murG gene encoding undecaprenyldiphospho-muramoylpentapeptide beta-N-acetylglucosaminyltransferase, with the protein MKKFLFVCGGTGGHIFPAVAIAESLKKMGVTDITFAGRKDSMEERLVASNWPYEYITAEPLHRGPFLKNLALPFKLSKSLVRAKSVVKKVNPDVVVATGGYVSLPIVLAAGSLGIPVYLQEQNAVAGVANKVGARYAKTIFVTSEEAAHGFPIEKTRVFGNPVRKLPQADELKRPVEFAEGKKAVFIVGGSQGAAGINAKIEESIKTIAARNDVNVVWQVGVKNVESISSRVGDVPNVAIRGFLNDIYAYMNYADLIISRAGASALAEILAFGKPSILLPYPHATANHQEHNARVVEKAGACLVELDGDPNDLWNKVESLLFDSEKLNKMAIAAKGLGMPDAADQIARVIMEKENA; encoded by the coding sequence ATGAAAAAGTTCCTGTTTGTATGTGGCGGCACCGGTGGCCATATTTTCCCGGCAGTAGCGATTGCCGAAAGCCTCAAAAAGATGGGCGTTACCGACATCACGTTTGCCGGACGTAAGGATTCCATGGAAGAACGCCTGGTGGCCTCTAACTGGCCTTACGAATACATTACCGCGGAACCGCTGCACCGCGGCCCGTTCCTCAAGAATTTGGCTTTGCCTTTCAAGCTCTCCAAGTCGCTGGTGCGTGCCAAGAGCGTTGTCAAAAAAGTGAACCCCGACGTGGTCGTGGCTACGGGCGGGTATGTTTCGCTTCCGATTGTGCTTGCCGCCGGTAGCCTCGGGATTCCTGTTTACCTGCAAGAGCAAAATGCGGTGGCCGGTGTCGCCAACAAGGTGGGCGCCCGCTATGCCAAGACAATCTTTGTGACGAGCGAAGAAGCCGCCCATGGTTTCCCGATCGAAAAGACCCGCGTTTTTGGCAACCCGGTTCGCAAGCTCCCGCAGGCGGACGAGCTTAAGCGTCCCGTAGAATTTGCCGAAGGCAAAAAGGCTGTGTTTATTGTGGGAGGCTCCCAGGGTGCCGCAGGCATCAACGCCAAGATTGAAGAGAGCATCAAGACCATTGCCGCCCGTAACGACGTGAATGTGGTTTGGCAGGTGGGCGTCAAGAATGTGGAATCCATTAGCAGTCGCGTGGGCGACGTGCCGAATGTGGCGATTCGCGGGTTCCTGAATGACATTTACGCCTACATGAACTATGCCGACTTGATTATCAGCCGTGCAGGGGCCTCGGCTCTTGCCGAAATCCTTGCGTTTGGCAAGCCGAGCATTTTGTTGCCGTACCCGCATGCGACTGCTAACCACCAAGAACATAACGCCCGCGTGGTCGAGAAGGCCGGCGCCTGCCTAGTGGAGCTGGACGGCGACCCCAATGATTTGTGGAACAAGGTGGAGTCACTTTTGTTTGACAGCGAAAAATTGAATAAAATGGCCATCGCAGCGAAGGGTCTCGGGATGCCCGATGCCGCCGACCAGATTGCGAGAGTCATTATGGAAAAGGAAAATGCATAA